From one Streptomyces sp. NBC_01478 genomic stretch:
- a CDS encoding alpha/beta fold hydrolase, protein MPYITVAKENTTDVDLYYEDHGEGSPVVLIHGYPLDGKSWELQIPALLKAGHRVITYDRRGFGQSSQPTTGYDFDTFANDLDVLLDVLRLKDVALVGFSMGTGEIGRYIGTHGTDNLRKVAFLAPIEPFLLQTPDNPTGLPADVFDGIVSAAESDRYAWFTSFFNDFYNLDVNLGTRISEEAVRGSWVTATRMSPFASSAVVPSWHTDMRADIAKIDVPTLILQGTADRILPIDATGRQFTKAVPDAQYVEIDDAPHGLLWTHADQVNTALVDFLAS, encoded by the coding sequence ATGCCCTACATCACCGTCGCCAAGGAAAACACCACCGACGTCGACCTGTACTACGAGGACCACGGCGAGGGCTCCCCCGTCGTGCTGATCCACGGCTACCCGCTCGACGGCAAGTCCTGGGAGCTGCAGATCCCGGCGCTCCTCAAGGCCGGACACCGCGTCATCACCTACGACCGCCGGGGCTTCGGCCAGTCCAGCCAGCCCACCACCGGCTACGACTTCGACACCTTCGCCAACGACCTCGACGTACTGCTCGACGTGTTGCGCCTCAAGGACGTCGCCCTGGTCGGCTTCTCGATGGGTACCGGCGAGATCGGCCGCTACATCGGCACCCATGGCACCGACAACCTGCGCAAGGTCGCGTTCCTGGCACCCATCGAACCGTTCCTGCTGCAGACCCCCGACAACCCCACCGGCCTTCCCGCCGACGTGTTCGACGGGATCGTCTCGGCCGCGGAGTCGGACCGGTACGCCTGGTTCACCAGCTTCTTCAACGACTTCTACAACCTCGACGTGAACCTGGGCACCCGCATCAGCGAGGAGGCGGTACGCGGCAGTTGGGTCACCGCCACGCGCATGTCCCCGTTCGCGTCCTCGGCCGTGGTGCCCAGCTGGCACACCGACATGCGCGCCGACATCGCGAAGATCGACGTGCCGACGCTCATCCTCCAGGGAACCGCCGACCGGATCCTGCCGATCGACGCCACCGGCCGCCAGTTCACCAAGGCGGTGCCCGACGCGCAGTACGTCGAGATCGACGACGCCCCCCACGGGCTGCTGTGGACCCACGCGGACCAGGTCAACACCGCGCTCGTCGACTTCCTGGCTTCCTAG
- a CDS encoding WhiB family transcriptional regulator: MNASPLVPLLDAWQWQADAACRGMASAVFFSPPGERGHRRRRREQRAVEVCRACPVLDMCTAFALSTRQPYGVWGGLTERQRDIPCPESRAA; this comes from the coding sequence ATGAACGCCAGTCCCCTCGTCCCCCTGCTCGACGCCTGGCAATGGCAGGCAGACGCCGCCTGCCGGGGCATGGCATCGGCCGTGTTCTTCTCGCCTCCCGGCGAACGCGGCCACCGCCGACGCAGGCGCGAACAACGCGCCGTAGAAGTCTGCCGCGCCTGCCCGGTCCTCGACATGTGCACCGCGTTCGCACTGAGCACCCGTCAGCCGTACGGAGTCTGGGGCGGCCTGACCGAACGCCAGCGTGACATCCCATGCCCCGAGTCGAGGGCCGCGTGA
- a CDS encoding aldo/keto reductase encodes MAQETARPADSSGVYRLGGDLPVNRLGYGTMQLTGPGVWGDPKDPEEAVRVLRRAAELGVNFFDTADSYGPFVSEQLIRKALHPYSQHLVIATKGGLSRSGPDDWRALGRPEYLRQQTELSLRHLGVERIDLYQLHRVDPKVPLADQVGELLLLQQEGKIRHIGLSEVTVEQIEEARKIADIVSVQNLYNLADRGAEDVLEYAERENLGFIPWFPMATGRLARPGGPLDTLAKEHAASPSQLALAWLLRRSPVMLPIPGTSRVAHLEENTRAAQVTLTDAQFQALSQAV; translated from the coding sequence ATGGCACAGGAAACCGCCCGCCCCGCCGACTCCTCCGGGGTCTACCGCCTCGGCGGCGACCTGCCCGTCAACCGGCTCGGCTACGGCACGATGCAGTTGACGGGTCCCGGAGTGTGGGGCGACCCCAAGGACCCCGAGGAGGCCGTGCGCGTGCTGCGCCGGGCCGCCGAGCTGGGCGTGAACTTCTTCGACACCGCCGACTCCTACGGCCCGTTCGTCAGCGAGCAGCTCATCCGCAAGGCCCTGCACCCGTACTCCCAGCACCTGGTGATCGCCACCAAGGGCGGGCTCTCCCGCTCGGGCCCGGACGACTGGCGCGCGCTCGGCCGCCCCGAGTACCTGCGGCAGCAGACCGAACTGAGCCTGCGCCACCTGGGCGTGGAGCGGATCGATCTCTACCAGCTGCATCGCGTCGACCCCAAGGTCCCGCTGGCCGACCAGGTCGGTGAGCTGCTCCTGCTGCAGCAGGAGGGCAAGATCCGCCACATCGGTCTGTCAGAGGTGACCGTGGAGCAGATCGAGGAAGCCCGGAAGATCGCGGACATCGTCTCCGTGCAGAACCTGTACAACCTGGCCGATCGCGGTGCCGAGGACGTTCTGGAGTACGCCGAGCGGGAAAACCTGGGCTTCATCCCGTGGTTCCCGATGGCCACCGGCCGGCTGGCGCGCCCGGGCGGCCCGCTGGACACGCTCGCCAAGGAGCACGCTGCAAGCCCCTCCCAGCTGGCCCTGGCCTGGCTGCTGCGGCGCTCCCCGGTGATGCTGCCCATCCCCGGTACCTCCCGCGTGGCCCACCTGGAGGAGAACACCCGGGCCGCGCAGGTCACCTTGACCGACGCCCAGTTCCAGGCACTCAGCCAGGCCGTCTGA
- a CDS encoding alpha/beta fold hydrolase has translation MSFPRPRLRTLVITAAVTASASLSLIPLASAHTSRAAPRPTVVLVHGAFADASSWNGVVERLQRDGYPVIAPANPLRGLAEDSTYVAGVLASVKGPVVLVGHSYGGAVISQAAAGDPQVKALVYIAALVPDKGEKLSALSDKFPGTNELAPALRPVPFSNSDGTGGSDLYVDPTRFRAVFAADLPASQTVVMGAEQRPVAAAAFASSATAAAWHTIPSWALVARQDEALGAPLERFEARRAHSHTVEINSSHVAMISHPGTVTHLIEDAATTTAR, from the coding sequence ATGTCCTTCCCTCGCCCCCGGCTGCGCACCCTTGTCATCACCGCCGCTGTCACCGCTTCGGCCAGCCTGTCCCTGATCCCGTTGGCCTCCGCCCACACCAGCCGCGCCGCCCCCAGGCCCACGGTGGTACTGGTGCACGGCGCCTTCGCCGACGCTTCGAGCTGGAACGGCGTGGTCGAGCGGCTGCAGCGCGACGGCTACCCGGTCATCGCTCCGGCCAACCCCTTGCGCGGCCTGGCCGAGGACTCCACCTACGTCGCCGGCGTCCTGGCCAGTGTCAAGGGACCGGTCGTCCTGGTGGGCCACTCCTACGGCGGCGCCGTCATCTCCCAGGCCGCCGCCGGCGACCCTCAGGTCAAGGCCCTGGTCTATATCGCGGCGCTCGTCCCGGACAAGGGCGAGAAGCTGAGCGCGCTCTCGGACAAGTTCCCCGGCACCAACGAACTGGCCCCCGCCCTGCGCCCGGTGCCCTTCAGCAACTCCGACGGCACCGGCGGCTCGGACCTGTACGTCGACCCCACCCGCTTCCGGGCCGTGTTCGCAGCCGACCTGCCCGCTTCCCAGACCGTAGTGATGGGCGCCGAACAGCGCCCCGTCGCCGCCGCCGCGTTCGCCTCCTCGGCCACGGCCGCCGCCTGGCACACCATCCCCTCCTGGGCCCTGGTCGCCAGGCAGGACGAGGCGCTGGGCGCGCCGCTGGAGCGGTTCGAGGCCCGGCGCGCCCACTCGCACACCGTCGAGATCAACAGCTCCCACGTCGCGATGATCTCCCACCCCGGCACCGTCACCCACCTCATCGAGGACGCCGCCACGACAACGGCCCGCTAG
- a CDS encoding AAA family ATPase yields the protein MSAEHLGTEGQGVATGLTGRSSELDLIRAVIDDTARLGGSLTLFGDPGVGKSALLDAAADLAGARGMRTLRAAGAQFEANIAFAGLNQLLVPLVPLFAELGPDHESALRVALGFGEGATPSRILISTAALSLLLLAAEEQPLVAIVDDAQWLDDASADVLSFVARRVAGTRVRVLSTVRTTGEPLRARGDVNSLTMRSLDDAESEALLLARYPDLAEHVRRRIVSEAQGNPLALVELPATLASDRYPTADMLPAVLPLTERLTRIFTARITALAPETRDLLLLLALDGSGQALSAESVVGPDAADHLDIAERERIIVVDSRHSIVFRHPLVRSAVVELARPEQRRRAHRALAGCRRADPGRRAWHLADASYGPDEEVATLLQHESIQALKRGDPSAAVAAMTRSADLSPDPEHRSQRLAGAAYFAAEVMGDLQSVSQLLTDARRLDANVGSLATASAAASLMLYSDADVVSAFRVLTTALRAPGAEPTAEEINAAIWVLSVIASLNGRKEMWDPYLELVDKYRDLLPEGLLVRSEVVSNPALVSPEALHTLDQEIATLTTELDPSQIIRVGYVANDVDRLADLREPLLRVWQDAARTGAVASVTNALMLLCAESYLAGRWDDTQRFAEEGLERAESYGYVNFVWFLHYSRALAAAALGQQDEAEEPLEAMLAWSIPRQAFIVPQHVYRVRTLAAIGRGDFETAYTEAARISPHGLEPGTARQLQLFVAYDQIEAAVRTGRTEQARGFVEAMLRMNITKISTRWAMLVAAAQGLVSEGEVASTHFERALAAAPENLWPFERGRVLLAYGEHLRRERATVESRIHINAALTIFDRLRAAPWAERARTELGATGVSRRQTGSTDIGLTPQELQIATLAASGLTNKAIGERLHLSARTVSGHLYNVFPKLGVTARAGLRDALTALTAQEGLSPGAVVRPTTDDG from the coding sequence ATGAGCGCAGAGCACCTGGGCACCGAAGGCCAGGGCGTCGCGACCGGCCTGACCGGCCGGTCCAGCGAACTGGACCTCATCCGAGCGGTGATCGACGACACCGCCCGGCTCGGCGGCTCGCTGACCCTGTTCGGTGATCCCGGTGTGGGAAAGTCCGCCCTGCTCGACGCCGCCGCCGATCTCGCCGGCGCCCGGGGTATGAGGACGCTGCGGGCGGCCGGCGCCCAGTTCGAGGCCAACATCGCGTTCGCCGGCCTCAACCAGCTACTGGTACCGCTGGTCCCGCTGTTCGCGGAACTCGGCCCGGACCACGAGAGCGCTCTGCGGGTGGCACTGGGCTTCGGCGAAGGCGCGACCCCCTCACGCATCCTCATCTCGACCGCAGCTCTGTCACTGCTCCTGCTCGCCGCAGAGGAACAACCTCTGGTCGCCATCGTCGACGACGCCCAGTGGCTCGACGACGCCAGCGCCGACGTCCTGTCCTTCGTGGCCCGGCGGGTCGCCGGAACCCGAGTGCGGGTGCTCTCGACAGTCCGTACGACCGGGGAGCCCCTGCGCGCTCGCGGCGACGTCAACAGCCTCACCATGCGTTCCCTGGACGACGCCGAGTCCGAGGCCCTCCTCCTCGCCCGCTACCCGGACCTGGCCGAACACGTGCGCCGGCGCATCGTCTCCGAGGCCCAGGGAAACCCGCTCGCCCTGGTAGAACTGCCCGCGACGCTGGCCTCGGACCGGTACCCCACGGCGGACATGCTTCCCGCCGTGCTGCCGCTGACCGAACGGCTCACCCGGATCTTCACCGCCCGGATCACCGCGCTCGCACCGGAAACCCGGGACCTGCTCCTGCTGCTCGCCCTGGACGGTTCGGGCCAGGCACTGTCCGCCGAGAGCGTGGTGGGACCCGATGCCGCCGACCACCTCGACATCGCCGAACGCGAGCGGATCATCGTCGTCGACAGCCGCCACTCGATCGTCTTCCGCCACCCACTGGTGCGCTCCGCCGTCGTAGAACTGGCCCGTCCCGAGCAACGGCGCAGGGCCCACCGGGCACTCGCCGGCTGCCGACGCGCCGATCCCGGACGCCGCGCCTGGCACCTCGCCGACGCCTCCTACGGCCCCGACGAGGAGGTGGCCACCCTCCTCCAGCACGAGTCGATCCAGGCCCTCAAACGCGGAGACCCCTCCGCGGCGGTGGCGGCGATGACACGCTCGGCCGACCTGAGCCCGGATCCCGAGCACCGGTCACAACGCCTGGCCGGGGCCGCGTACTTCGCGGCCGAGGTGATGGGAGACCTCCAGTCGGTCTCGCAGCTGCTCACCGATGCGCGCCGCCTGGACGCCAACGTCGGCTCGCTGGCGACGGCTTCGGCCGCGGCCTCGCTCATGCTGTATTCCGACGCGGACGTCGTCTCGGCCTTTCGGGTGCTCACCACGGCCCTGCGGGCCCCCGGGGCGGAGCCGACCGCGGAGGAGATCAACGCCGCGATCTGGGTCCTCTCGGTGATCGCCTCGCTCAACGGGCGCAAGGAGATGTGGGACCCCTACCTCGAACTGGTCGACAAGTACCGCGACTTGCTGCCCGAGGGCCTGCTCGTCCGCTCCGAGGTCGTGTCCAATCCGGCCCTCGTCTCTCCCGAGGCACTGCACACCCTGGACCAGGAGATCGCGACCCTGACGACCGAGCTCGACCCCAGCCAGATCATCCGCGTCGGCTATGTCGCCAACGACGTCGACCGCCTCGCCGACCTGCGCGAGCCGTTGCTGCGCGTCTGGCAGGACGCCGCCCGCACGGGGGCCGTCGCCTCCGTCACCAACGCGCTCATGCTGCTGTGCGCGGAGAGCTACCTCGCCGGCCGATGGGACGACACCCAGCGCTTCGCGGAAGAGGGACTGGAGCGCGCCGAGTCCTACGGATACGTCAACTTCGTCTGGTTCCTGCACTACAGCAGGGCCCTCGCCGCAGCCGCGCTGGGGCAGCAGGACGAGGCCGAGGAACCGCTGGAGGCAATGCTGGCCTGGTCGATCCCGCGCCAGGCCTTCATCGTCCCGCAGCACGTGTACCGCGTACGAACCCTCGCGGCGATCGGCCGCGGCGACTTCGAGACGGCGTACACAGAAGCGGCCAGGATCAGCCCACACGGACTGGAACCGGGCACCGCCCGCCAACTCCAACTCTTCGTCGCCTACGACCAGATCGAGGCCGCCGTCCGCACCGGCCGCACCGAACAGGCCCGGGGGTTCGTCGAAGCGATGCTGCGGATGAACATCACGAAGATCTCCACCCGCTGGGCAATGCTCGTGGCCGCGGCACAGGGCCTGGTGTCCGAGGGAGAGGTAGCGAGCACCCACTTCGAACGGGCCCTCGCAGCGGCGCCCGAGAACCTGTGGCCCTTCGAACGCGGACGCGTCCTGCTGGCCTACGGCGAACACCTGCGCCGGGAACGGGCCACCGTCGAATCACGCATCCACATCAACGCCGCGCTGACGATCTTCGACCGGCTGCGGGCCGCACCGTGGGCCGAGCGCGCCCGAACCGAACTGGGAGCGACCGGCGTATCCCGGCGCCAGACAGGCTCGACGGACATCGGGCTCACTCCGCAGGAGTTGCAGATAGCCACGCTCGCGGCCTCGGGCCTGACGAACAAGGCGATCGGCGAACGGCTCCACCTGTCCGCCCGCACGGTCAGCGGACACCTCTACAACGTGTTCCCCAAACTCGGCGTCACCGCCCGCGCCGGCCTGCGCGACGCACTCACCGCCCTCACAGCACAGGAAGGCCTGTCGCCGGGTGCGGTGGTGCGCCCGACCACCGACGACGGGTGA
- a CDS encoding NACHT domain-containing protein — MDLTDLERLPGAADRNFEALTRAIVSRRYGALGTMRERRNQPGVEFYLHVDHAGALGAPGRVWGWSCKWFILNSKNELSAGQRKQIEDSLSKAIEHVVGLTDFVLCLPERPAKGDEEWINGLGQQGVSVKLWSTENYDDQLAGHDELRSTFFGELALTADVLAQAHKRSVAPVEARWTPRLHTSHHVEHRIDRALLRPASFEWLQQRTDDIAARIHALRAAIADLDNTFRQDAVEITDDLDRFVDDLREVLDAGRSLRPWEIRERLAEQRPPTTSPRTLRRLVLKLRQRRLPEALLVTGLGAEIRDIVQWLHDTRADTEAPLLAVIAAAGQGKTHLAAQMTSPNDQPTAGVFIQGGNLRAGGTLDDLARRIPGLKVDYFEDLLEALNSAGNRAGCRIPLIIDGLNEAERPSEWRALLAGLAPALGAYPHVALIVTLREALADQALPKDTVPLELEWQRAEVDDILRVYFRHYLINPADAWLPMGEFHNPLFVRMYCEAANHDRRVPVGVEALPQSLIGVFELYREGVVQRLAQDPARIPVPADQIRRRLTALARHMWTHDVRRLPFDEARSILDADQPNWDESLFRRLVEEGVIFREEIRGSDDAECGFVFDRLAGYLIADAILVRIPPADVNEQLAEVALWQSLLGDQAHPLGEDILIALTSLLPRRFTRHHLWRVAPDEHRSLVLAQELTTESDFLDNETVDALATALLTAHPGKRKGRPAFGRLWEIRRSAPHRLNAAFLDRVLRQLPLPKRDLRWTEWARGQAPGRLTSDLERAIDRWSGSSNRAESDDLDALAIAWLLTSTDTSLRDLATKALQRYGRPEPKRLFDLAARMLDVDDPYVVERIVAAAFGAAGTHQMPDPGGPLERALGDWLMQMRDRFLDGGNTPTSHEQLRGYVRATYEFAGALHPAAVPDGVDAFAPRFAAPAPAEVMEDEDPNAGECDRTFGIDFENYIIGAAINGRDNYDFDHPDYRRARAEVMARVWELGWRANEFGIVDQSIAADAERPYGTKRRVERYGKKYGWIAYHEMVGRLVDDGRAPAPLGDAERLMPDIDPTFPDRPSVAPMPLPVWAPVEPTDDQTWLTSGTVAVPDHLWSPEEIHGVDDGWLLVEGYLDHRHDGRTVFGFFRTLLLKPEDVEPARQLASERQYPGNHFFPPLPMIRDVLAAEMPWNPRFDLTFDDDASGAFPYRALRGDRQDDGIGFGQVAVDFSPDSTSEIGLGGGYDVPSFEFATRFDLRQLPGTVDLVGLDGRRASAVVRADKPWGGHLLFLRRDLVEDFAGDRRIMQVAWGEREVAADWNSVPSWMRAVHRSYAHVWRHIRILGADHCSAED, encoded by the coding sequence GTGGATCTGACTGATCTGGAACGTCTGCCCGGCGCCGCCGACCGGAACTTTGAAGCGCTCACACGGGCCATCGTCTCCCGTCGTTACGGCGCGCTGGGCACGATGCGGGAGCGCCGCAACCAGCCTGGCGTCGAGTTCTACCTGCACGTCGACCACGCCGGTGCTCTCGGCGCCCCCGGCCGCGTCTGGGGTTGGTCGTGCAAGTGGTTCATCCTCAACAGCAAGAATGAACTCAGCGCAGGCCAGCGCAAGCAGATCGAGGACTCGCTCTCTAAAGCAATCGAGCACGTCGTAGGGCTGACCGACTTTGTGCTCTGCCTTCCAGAGCGGCCTGCCAAGGGGGACGAGGAATGGATCAACGGACTCGGTCAGCAGGGGGTCAGTGTCAAACTCTGGTCCACCGAGAACTACGACGACCAGCTCGCGGGACACGACGAGCTCCGCTCCACCTTCTTCGGTGAACTCGCCCTCACCGCAGACGTACTGGCACAAGCCCACAAGCGATCTGTGGCACCCGTCGAGGCACGGTGGACGCCACGGCTGCATACCTCCCACCATGTGGAGCATCGCATCGACCGGGCCTTGCTGCGCCCGGCGTCGTTCGAGTGGCTTCAGCAGCGCACCGACGACATCGCAGCCCGGATCCACGCACTGCGCGCAGCCATCGCCGACCTCGACAACACCTTCCGCCAAGACGCCGTAGAGATTACCGACGACCTAGACCGGTTCGTCGACGACCTGCGGGAGGTCCTTGACGCCGGAAGGAGTCTACGGCCCTGGGAGATCCGTGAGCGCCTTGCCGAACAGCGGCCGCCGACAACCTCTCCCCGAACGCTGCGACGCCTGGTGCTCAAACTGAGGCAGCGTCGCCTGCCCGAGGCGCTGCTGGTTACCGGTCTCGGTGCGGAGATCCGCGACATCGTCCAGTGGCTGCACGACACACGGGCGGACACCGAAGCCCCCCTGCTCGCCGTCATCGCCGCCGCGGGACAGGGCAAGACGCACCTTGCCGCGCAGATGACCTCACCGAACGACCAGCCCACGGCAGGAGTCTTCATCCAGGGCGGGAACCTGCGCGCTGGCGGAACCCTCGACGACCTCGCGCGAAGGATCCCCGGACTTAAGGTCGACTATTTCGAGGACCTGCTGGAAGCTCTCAACTCAGCTGGTAACCGCGCCGGCTGCCGGATTCCGTTGATCATCGACGGCCTGAACGAGGCCGAACGGCCCTCAGAATGGAGGGCACTGCTCGCCGGATTGGCACCTGCCCTGGGCGCCTACCCTCATGTGGCGCTGATCGTCACCCTCCGCGAGGCGCTCGCCGACCAGGCCCTCCCGAAGGACACGGTGCCCCTGGAACTGGAGTGGCAGCGCGCGGAAGTCGACGACATCCTCCGCGTTTACTTCCGTCACTACCTGATCAACCCGGCCGACGCCTGGCTACCGATGGGAGAGTTTCATAACCCGCTCTTCGTCCGCATGTACTGCGAGGCTGCAAACCACGACCGTCGAGTGCCGGTGGGCGTGGAGGCGCTGCCTCAGTCCCTCATCGGCGTCTTCGAGTTGTACCGCGAGGGCGTGGTACAGCGGCTGGCCCAGGATCCGGCCCGCATCCCGGTCCCGGCAGACCAGATCCGGCGCCGCCTCACGGCTCTGGCGAGGCACATGTGGACGCATGACGTCCGTCGGCTTCCGTTCGACGAAGCGCGAAGCATCCTCGACGCTGACCAGCCGAACTGGGACGAAAGCCTGTTCCGGCGCCTGGTAGAGGAGGGAGTGATCTTCCGCGAGGAGATCAGAGGTTCCGACGACGCTGAGTGCGGCTTCGTTTTTGACCGCCTCGCCGGATACTTGATCGCCGACGCGATTCTGGTGCGCATTCCCCCCGCGGACGTCAACGAGCAGCTCGCAGAGGTGGCTCTCTGGCAGTCCCTCCTGGGCGACCAAGCGCACCCCCTCGGCGAGGACATCCTCATCGCTCTAACCTCACTGCTGCCACGCCGCTTTACCCGGCACCACCTGTGGCGTGTCGCCCCTGATGAGCACCGTTCGTTGGTGCTCGCCCAGGAACTCACCACCGAGTCGGACTTCCTCGACAACGAGACCGTCGACGCGCTCGCAACCGCGCTCCTTACCGCGCATCCCGGCAAGAGGAAGGGCAGACCAGCGTTCGGCCGTCTGTGGGAGATCCGCAGGTCTGCTCCGCACCGCCTGAATGCCGCATTCCTTGACCGCGTCCTGCGCCAGTTGCCCCTTCCTAAACGTGACCTACGCTGGACCGAATGGGCTCGAGGCCAGGCTCCAGGCCGGCTGACGTCGGACCTGGAACGAGCGATCGACAGGTGGTCCGGAAGTAGCAATCGCGCAGAGAGCGACGACCTTGACGCGCTGGCCATCGCCTGGCTACTGACTTCCACGGACACAAGCCTGCGGGACCTGGCGACGAAAGCCCTCCAGCGCTACGGTCGGCCAGAACCCAAGCGGCTGTTCGACCTCGCCGCCCGGATGCTCGACGTCGACGACCCTTACGTCGTCGAACGCATCGTTGCCGCAGCGTTCGGAGCCGCTGGCACCCACCAAATGCCCGATCCTGGCGGACCGCTCGAACGCGCGCTGGGGGATTGGCTGATGCAGATGCGCGACCGCTTCCTGGACGGCGGGAACACACCCACCTCGCACGAGCAACTGCGCGGCTACGTACGGGCCACCTATGAATTCGCTGGCGCTCTGCACCCCGCTGCCGTCCCGGATGGGGTCGATGCCTTCGCACCGAGGTTCGCCGCCCCGGCGCCCGCTGAGGTGATGGAGGACGAAGACCCCAACGCCGGCGAGTGCGACCGCACCTTCGGCATCGACTTCGAGAACTACATCATCGGGGCTGCCATCAACGGCAGGGACAACTACGACTTTGACCACCCCGACTACCGCAGGGCCCGCGCCGAGGTGATGGCTCGGGTCTGGGAACTGGGCTGGCGCGCGAATGAATTCGGCATCGTCGACCAGTCCATTGCCGCGGACGCCGAGCGGCCATACGGCACCAAAAGGAGGGTAGAACGGTACGGCAAGAAGTACGGCTGGATCGCCTACCACGAAATGGTCGGCCGCCTCGTGGACGATGGCCGCGCACCAGCGCCTCTCGGGGACGCAGAACGCTTGATGCCCGACATCGACCCGACCTTCCCTGACAGGCCCTCGGTAGCACCCATGCCCCTTCCGGTGTGGGCACCCGTGGAGCCCACCGACGACCAGACCTGGCTCACCTCGGGGACAGTGGCCGTCCCGGACCATCTGTGGTCACCCGAGGAGATCCACGGAGTGGACGACGGCTGGCTTCTGGTCGAGGGATATCTGGACCACCGCCACGATGGGCGGACGGTGTTCGGGTTCTTCCGCACCCTCTTGCTGAAGCCGGAGGACGTGGAACCAGCTCGGCAGCTCGCCAGCGAGCGCCAGTATCCGGGAAACCATTTCTTCCCTCCGCTGCCGATGATCCGCGACGTGCTGGCCGCTGAGATGCCTTGGAACCCCCGATTCGATCTGACATTCGACGACGATGCTTCGGGCGCCTTCCCATATCGAGCGCTGCGTGGCGACCGGCAGGACGACGGCATCGGGTTCGGCCAGGTCGCCGTGGACTTCTCCCCCGACAGCACTTCGGAGATCGGGCTGGGCGGGGGCTACGACGTGCCGTCGTTCGAGTTCGCTACCAGGTTCGACCTGCGCCAACTGCCTGGCACTGTGGACCTCGTGGGCCTGGATGGCCGACGAGCCTCGGCAGTCGTCCGCGCGGACAAGCCCTGGGGCGGCCACCTACTCTTCCTGCGCCGCGATCTCGTCGAGGACTTCGCTGGTGATCGCCGGATCATGCAAGTGGCCTGGGGCGAGCGCGAGGTGGCTGCCGACTGGAACTCTGTTCCTTCCTGGATGCGCGCGGTGCACCGTAGCTACGCGCATGTGTGGCGCCACATCCGAATCCTCGGGGCGGATCACTGCAGCGCAGAAGACTAA
- a CDS encoding DUF6375 family protein, translating to MRIWNGYGSEHSMDLVLIGRFQTVTGAKAAEERMEALKALAEDAWSDDDWQSPGERMPRELGEALAEMKLYDMGRYDVDVFALDHTVTRTGETVRIWTDESDVQGFLKALLHYGAKIEIFSRHEWDEDTITRSDASTRSDSGSD from the coding sequence ATGAGGATCTGGAACGGCTACGGCTCGGAGCACTCGATGGACCTGGTCTTGATCGGCCGATTTCAGACGGTCACCGGTGCCAAGGCAGCGGAGGAGCGCATGGAGGCTCTCAAGGCTCTTGCCGAGGACGCGTGGTCCGATGACGACTGGCAGAGCCCTGGCGAGCGCATGCCTCGCGAACTGGGCGAAGCACTCGCCGAAATGAAGTTGTACGACATGGGGAGGTACGACGTCGACGTCTTCGCCCTTGACCACACCGTCACCCGCACCGGAGAGACAGTCCGGATCTGGACCGACGAGTCCGACGTCCAGGGATTCCTGAAGGCACTTCTCCACTACGGCGCGAAAATCGAGATCTTCTCCCGTCACGAATGGGACGAGGACACGATCACTCGGTCGGATGCAAGCACTCGGAGCGACAGTGGATCTGACTGA
- a CDS encoding radical SAM protein, translating to MLSVTCKIRLSAAGVHLFDRVSGMNVLLDEVPVPAEQFSRAPRYLSIALTNACELHCAYCYAPKHAAVLDRERVLAWAVELDAAGCLGVGFGGGEPTAYRRFVQLCSDIAHSTSMAVTFTTHGHRLTPELVESLRGAVHFVRLSVDGVEATYERLRGRPFAAVVQAAGLLSSLAPFGINAVINADTVGELDDLAEFADRVGASELLLLPEQPTAASPGISDADAERLVEWAATARNKVRLAISRTGLEAALPTAEAVPGERPLDAHMHVDATGVLRPHAYAPTGLSVEGSIMEAVQALREAR from the coding sequence ATGCTGTCGGTGACGTGCAAGATTCGCCTGTCCGCAGCTGGGGTTCATCTGTTTGACCGCGTCTCAGGGATGAACGTGCTGCTCGACGAGGTGCCTGTTCCCGCTGAGCAGTTCTCCCGTGCTCCGCGATACCTGTCCATCGCGCTGACCAACGCCTGCGAACTCCACTGCGCCTACTGCTACGCGCCCAAGCACGCCGCCGTGCTCGACAGAGAGCGTGTACTCGCGTGGGCGGTCGAACTCGATGCTGCCGGGTGCCTCGGCGTCGGCTTCGGAGGCGGGGAACCGACCGCGTACCGAAGGTTCGTCCAGCTGTGTTCGGACATAGCCCACTCCACGTCTATGGCGGTGACCTTCACGACCCATGGGCACCGGCTCACACCCGAACTAGTCGAATCCCTGCGCGGGGCTGTGCACTTCGTCCGTCTGTCAGTCGACGGGGTCGAAGCCACCTACGAGCGGCTCCGCGGCCGACCGTTCGCGGCCGTGGTCCAGGCGGCCGGGTTGCTTAGCTCTCTCGCTCCGTTCGGCATCAACGCTGTCATCAATGCCGACACGGTCGGCGAACTGGATGACCTCGCCGAGTTCGCCGACAGGGTCGGCGCGTCCGAACTCCTGCTTCTTCCCGAGCAGCCGACCGCGGCAAGTCCCGGTATCAGCGACGCCGACGCGGAGCGTCTTGTCGAATGGGCCGCGACCGCCAGGAACAAGGTTCGGCTCGCGATCTCCCGTACCGGCCTCGAAGCCGCGCTGCCCACGGCGGAGGCCGTCCCAGGTGAGCGCCCCCTCGACGCGCACATGCATGTCGACGCGACCGGCGTCCTGCGCCCTCACGCCTATGCGCCCACGGGATTGTCAGTCGAGGGCTCCATCATGGAAGCCGTGCAGGCGTTGAGGGAGGCACGATGA